Proteins encoded together in one Bacteroidota bacterium window:
- a CDS encoding Gfo/Idh/MocA family oxidoreductase has product MAGKKLSVLVVGCGNMGTSHARAYHNIEEFDIVGLVSRTPASRERLSEELGGLPMFGDFYEALAATTPDVVSINTYPETHAPYAIASLEAGAHVFLEKPLANTVEEAQSIVDKALALNKKLVIGYILRVHPAWTKFIETAQTLGKPLVMRMNLNQQSAGKEWHTHKQLMNTMSPIVDCGVHYVDIMCMMTGAKPVRVSGIGARLTDEIASDMYNYGHLQVTFDDGSVGWYEAGWGPMMSETAFFVKDVIGPKGCVSIVEKVDEDTSDIGGHTNTGCLKVHHSTLNPDGSFAKPDEFIDTSDEPDHDALCELEQRFLLNAILNDVDLTSHAYDAVNSLKIVLAADESFKTGKTVELN; this is encoded by the coding sequence ATGGCCGGCAAAAAACTGAGTGTACTGGTAGTAGGATGTGGCAACATGGGCACCTCGCACGCAAGGGCCTACCACAACATCGAGGAGTTTGACATTGTGGGCCTGGTTAGCCGGACTCCGGCCAGTCGAGAGCGGCTTTCCGAAGAACTCGGAGGCCTGCCTATGTTTGGCGACTTTTACGAAGCCCTGGCGGCGACCACACCTGATGTGGTATCGATCAACACCTACCCCGAGACCCACGCACCCTATGCGATTGCAAGCCTGGAAGCCGGCGCCCATGTCTTCCTCGAAAAACCCCTCGCCAACACCGTTGAGGAAGCGCAATCCATTGTAGACAAAGCCCTTGCACTCAACAAGAAACTGGTGATTGGCTATATCCTGCGCGTACATCCGGCGTGGACAAAGTTTATCGAAACTGCCCAAACCCTCGGCAAACCCCTCGTGATGCGGATGAACCTGAACCAGCAAAGTGCCGGCAAAGAATGGCATACGCACAAGCAGCTCATGAATACCATGTCGCCCATCGTGGATTGCGGAGTGCATTACGTAGACATCATGTGCATGATGACCGGCGCAAAACCTGTTCGTGTAAGTGGCATTGGCGCACGACTAACTGATGAAATTGCATCCGACATGTACAACTACGGCCACCTGCAGGTCACGTTTGATGATGGCTCTGTTGGGTGGTACGAAGCCGGCTGGGGCCCGATGATGAGTGAAACGGCTTTCTTTGTTAAAGATGTGATTGGGCCCAAAGGCTGCGTGAGTATTGTTGAGAAGGTTGATGAGGACACATCCGATATCGGTGGCCACACCAACACAGGCTGCCTCAAAGTCCACCACAGCACGCTCAATCCCGACGGCAGCTTCGCCAAGCCGGATGAGTTCATCGATACTTCCGACGAACCAGACCACGACGCCCTCTGTGAATTGGAGCAACGCTTCTTGCTGAACGCGATTTTGAACGACGTCGACCTTACCTCACATGCTTACGATGCCGTGAACAGCCTGAAAATTGTGCTGGCAGCTGACGAGTCGTTTAAGACGGGCAAAACGGTTGAGTTGAACTAA
- a CDS encoding ArsC/Spx/MgsR family protein, producing the protein MQIIYNPRCRKCQNLRSALDDAGKEWEEVAYLKNLLDRDRIAEIFDASPGNWHDLIRTKERIFVQKRIELKSLSRTEGIKLIYDHPRLLQRPIALKDGVAYIVRDDRALADLIQG; encoded by the coding sequence ATGCAGATAATTTATAACCCCCGTTGTCGAAAATGCCAAAATTTAAGAAGTGCGCTGGATGATGCGGGCAAAGAATGGGAAGAAGTAGCGTACCTGAAAAATCTCCTCGATAGGGATAGGATTGCGGAGATTTTTGACGCCTCCCCGGGAAACTGGCATGATCTCATCCGCACCAAAGAACGGATCTTTGTGCAAAAGCGCATCGAATTGAAAAGCCTTTCTCGCACAGAAGGTATTAAATTGATTTATGATCACCCTAGATTGCTGCAGCGGCCAATTGCGCTTAAAGATGGCGTTGCGTATATCGTACGTGATGATAGAGCCCTGGCTGATCTTATACAAGGCTAG